The DNA region ATAATTTGGGTTGTTTGTAATGAATTTATAACTAGATCAGAAGTATCAATACCATTGATCTTCTTTATCATAGCATTTCCTAAACATTGATAAGAATAAGATGATATACTCTGATGTATTaatgcaataatataataatgtgatatgtatatatacctgtTACTTCAACTCGGCCTTGAAATTGTATATCAGAAGATATAACATGATCTTTGCTAAGCGTTACACGATTCTCTAcgaattcattaaaatcaaCGTCATCGATCCTCCTCAAAAAAATATCTCCGATAACAAcgagattttttatatatgtattatttggTAATATTTGATTAGAAAGAACCAAATCCGTATTCAACGTATCGTGAAGAGTATCGTTGAAAACGAGATTATCGATTATGacttcgtttaaaaaatcaatcggtcctgatacaatatttttttcatatttattaacaacCGAGGCATttaattcaatgatatttattcCATTAATCGTTACTATATCGATCACGTCTTGTGTCTTCAAAGTATTcatcgttaaattattttggAAAACTTTTTGTCCACTCAAAACAATTTTCTCCGAATTTTCGAATACAGCGTCTTCTATGGTATTTCTAATCTCATCTATACCTTTAATATCTCCTACGAAGAACGAAGTacgtaaattttttatgaaagttACATTACCCACAATTTCTTGCGGTGTATCTTTCCTAAGtgctttttcgaataaatgtGATAACGATTCAGTGGATTGATTAGAATTTTCCCATGAAATATGTCCAGACACGTTCAAATTATGTAAGTTTGTAGAAGTTAAAGAGATGGGGCTTTGGTATAactaaaaatatcgaagaagatacttagaaattattttttaaagataatttatattattttatattttttacctgTTGAGTATCATAACCATTCAAACTTCCTACACTAACATCATTATCGACGAAGAGATCAGTAAATGTTACATTCCCTTCAAAAATAAGAGGTTCATCTATCCACATCAATTTCGAAGTGTTCAGTTCATTAACATAATTAGCTTCCATATTATCTGCACGAATCGTGTGGAACGTAAATCTTCCTGGTATTTTTTGTGAAcctatctttgaaaaaatactCGAAGGAAGTGTATCGACTCTGAAACCCTCTAAAAAATCCATCGTTATGTTCTGTACAATTAATTCTTCCATCATTCCTGTCGGCAATGATATATTTTGCAATgctatttttttcaaatacattTCAGCTGAGTAATTAGCTATTCTAATCACTTCCAATTCCTCGCTTAATACTAGATCATTTTCAATAATGATTTCTTCCATGATATCAGCGATCGTTACATTTTCCAATTCGATCAAATACGAGatattttttccataaaaattttcgatcgtgaTTTCTTCAGCACGAAATTTCGGTGTTCTGATCAATTCTGTTTCGTTTACCTTGATcggtatttttaaataaggaGAAACTGCTCGATCATTGAGAAATTCAAGATTGAATTCACGTACGATTGCACGTTCTACTGAAATTGCAGGAAGATTAATGTCCTCCGACAATTTCAGATTTCCAGtgttattcaaaattatatcgacggatatattgttataataatcgGTTATCAAATGatgtaattgtaatttttgGACATGTAAATCACCGCGGATTATAATACGATCTTGATGAACATCGATgctatttaattttgtttcgttcacGTGAAAGACGTCGTTGATATgtagatttttaaaatgaagaTTTGTGAAAATCGACGGAATCTTTTCGACTGTGGTGTATAAGAATTCTTCCTCGGTAAAACCATTCAAGTATTTAGtttctaatcgatcgatagttaCACCGAAATCGAGTGAAACGTCATTTCGAATTGTTTGATCGGTCGATTTTGTCCACATGTTATGGAAAATCTCTCTTGgtttaacttttaaattatccataattaattttccattttcttcaaaatcaattttttttactgcGATGTCACCTGATATTACCACGCTATCATAGATTTGAGACGGCGGAATAATCGACATTTTTGCATCTGAATCCATAATAAGCATTTCTGTTACTTCCATCTTATCTAATATCACTTCAcctgtaaatataatttctctcataaaaatctaacaaatatcttttatacgtactcattgaaataaaaatcataataggATACCACTGATAACATTTTCACGTGATTTCATAGCAAATTCGGATATAGGAATGCCattaatatattctacatGAAGGGAATCAACTTCGAgcgtttttataaataattcctgAAAATTTTGATCGAACGCATTTGTCATCAGTAACGTGGATGATACCCCATtgtacatttttgttttaagaTTTTTCACCTCTACATATTGGTATGTAATGTTACCTAAAAAAAGACTTATTATCAttcgagaaattaattaattaaaaaaaaaaaaaaaaacgataaattatacCTGTAATCGTCTGATTGCCACCTATAATGAACAGCTGATCAATCAATTGCTCCATGTCAATTTCATTGATCTTCTTTACTTTCAAATTAGgtatagaaatattcgaatgGATGAGTAtactattttcatataattttctagTACTATCATTCTCGCTgactaatattttttcatctttgttTTCTATCGTTGCCCAATCTACGATTTCGTAATGCAATTTTCATTAACAGTACCTCTTTACaaactaatatttttcatgataaattataaaaacgtgTACTCACACTGATGAGGAATTCCGCAAAGAGAATTCACTTTGAGATTATGAACGATGATATTATCAGCGTATAGAGACGACGCAAATTGTTGATCATCTTTTAAGGATATGAGATTGTTGGATCGATAACTaacgttatttaatttatcgatggatatcgtatcgattaccatttctttgaaaaatgcGTCACCAGTGATATTGATCACaccatataaattattcttagtGTTTggtcgtaaaatatttaatgatctTTTCAACAGACTTTCGATCTTCGATTCAAGATCATCTAAATTCTTTCGAAGTTCTGATGGAGTAAATACTTCCTCTTCGACAAataaatcgatcttttctaCAACACCCGATTTCAAAATCACACTTGGATATTCGAGCGTATCAAAAACATAGGaattattctttatcgaataattagaGTACAGCATAAATGACTCAAATTTCCTAATGATAAACAatctattttgtaatattctaACGATCTCTGACAAACATTCTCGTGTTGTGTCTGTGACCATTTGTTTATTCTCTATAACATAATTTGATAGTTAATCAATTGGATTACTTATAAAGATCAACTTGTAATTCAATCTGATTTACCATGGTAGGTTTTATTTTTGACATTTAAATCCCAAATCTCGACGAAATATAAGCCGTCGTAGCTTAATGTGGTTAATATCAAAGTTATGGTCTCATATCCACTATTTAATGCTTGCATATCCACTATgttcctattattatttaattttcgaaCACTTAGAGACACATAATTGgccatatttaataatttgaataactCCACAACGTCCTAGAACATTGCAATTTATTAGAAAGTGATTAGTTaactttttacaatatataataaaaatttatttgcacTTACATTATGAGCAACAATAAAGTAGGTACCATCTTGTAAATATACTGTTTGCATAGAATAAAATGTTCTAATTTCTGGAATATCGATCCATTTTAACAATTCTGTACCTAAAAACAGATCGAAAAAGTTTTAatccaaaacaaaaaaagaaaagaaagaaaagtagagatTAGATTTTCTAATACATTTGTGATACGAACCATCCCATAAATATACACTGCTTACttgcattttatttatcattaaaacgAAATGATGATTATCGCAAGTATAATGATGAATAGACATCGGTTTGTTCGTAGgcaaaaattgtattatatcgaTAGTATTCTCTTTGAATTCGTAAACGGTAGAAGTAACTATTGAATCGGATTTAGAATTTTGagcaaatattataataaccgattgtttatatttaaacgtaGTGACCGATACAGCAGAACTGGTCATTATGTTAGTGTAGATATCCATGTAAGTACCAGCCCAATGATAAATactgtttttaattattgattaatattaaattatatcattataaaagaCATTGtttaatatacttaatatattaatatatataataaataatatatatatataaatattacatagcGATGGGACAAAAGTTcctaaatgatttttaaaaatcaattagatttttttcgaGGCTTTTTAGATCTACAATTAAGCTTGTATTATAGTTTTGcaatctcaaaaaaaaaaaaaattagtctataaattacgaaaaattaatttatgaattaatctagaaacttttggcCCATTCTGTAAAATACTTACACGCTTATATCATCGactaatattaaataaagccGATTAGCTTTGGTAAAGAAACAAGCatcgattaattttgaatatataacaTGTTGTCTATGAATTAAATCTGTAATATCGTTTCCTGTGTACAAGCTGCACCAACCGATAttgtaacaaagaaaaagataaagagtcGTTTTCCATTTAATTGTCTAAAAGATAAACGATTGATTATgatctcaaaaaaaaatattgaaatattataacatacgTAAGTAATGCATGTAAAACATACTCTAacgaatttgataaaataaccCTGGCCAAtagtacttttttctttaaatttgaAAACCTTGCTCGAAGTAGAaccattcataaaaatatccaTAGTTCCATTAGTATGGGCGAATAACATTtgattaaatgtatttattattaatggtgGATTCGTATCCCATATCGTATCCCATGATTTTAACCAACTCACATTGTAATTGTTAACAAAAACTATAATCACATAAATCtactgtatatatttacgatttttgttttcttattttaaattagatatttttctttttatattaattcaccTGTTTGAGATGCTTCGATATGACTTTTAGCTATATTAACTTTGGCCTCTCTTAATTTTTCACTCAAATATTCATTCAATTTTATGTTCGAACATTTTCCTAGTTGTACGATCGATCCAAAGAGAATCGCGAacaactaaaaaaatatatttttatcaaagaaaaataataatttaaatattttattaatcttattgaTTTGCAAAAACAActtacaaaataattcaatgttCCCAtagttataagaaaatattgtaataatccTATTGATACATTTATAATCTCTCGTTATGACTGACTAAATCTCTATGATATTAGGAAAGATACAGAATTCTATAATTTATTCCCTTGTTTAGATCAATAGATATagtatacaatataaatatgtttgtatgaaaaaaaaaaatatatataaaagttatctCAATGATATTTGATAATGTATAGAAATCAAATcttacgcgcgcgcgcgcgcgcgcgcgcgcgtgtgtgtgtgtgtgtgtgtgtgtacatataacGCGCGCGTGTTgttacttttatttgtttatttttatctatttcttatattattaataattgttaattattatataatatacgtgtgtatatatataaaaaaaaatctctgtTGTGTGAAAGACgtcaatttattaaatattttataatttttacattattgataaattttcaaagaatataatGATTCTGGCGTATACCtgaaattcttgaaattaGCTAAAAACTGTTGAAATTCTGGCGAAgaactaataatatatatcttttcctttcttttcgacCAAAAATTTgccatttttaatttattaaaattaattgttctttCGTCGTTATCATTGAAAACGCCATTttgtttgtataaatattttaccgaCCAAGAAGAGTTCAACATGTATTTAGTCGATAAGGaagtgaaaatattaaatatactaaCGGTATATCTTTGAGAGAATAAAGTTGATTGAAAATGAAGTGAACgacttaaattaatataataaattaattgagatACGTGTTCACATTGAAAAACGTCAAATTCATTGTACGAATATGCAAACTTGTGTCGGTCatatgcattattattattattgcaaataatatccttgtgtttttttaaatctttactaataattttttgttcattttgattttcttcgaaagaataagataaaatatttgatgaaGATTTCATTATTGAAAACCATTCTTGATTTGATTGCGTAGTACTCGACCATGTGTCATTACTTTCGAAACGTGTTGTTGATTCTCGATGTAAAATAGTGGAGTTTGTACTAAATGATGATAGTGTgtaataaaaaggatatattgGTACTTGGACACCAACATTTGTCAATGTTTTTTTACTGGAATTAGGATTaagttttttcttgttgtctGGCCTgcaacacacgcacacacacatacacgtacacatgaTCATTtagttttactttttatatattaaatatataccaattaaattttactaacgtgtttataaatttctctgattttcttcttatataatcTTCAAAACATgtagtaaataaaatgaaccAAATAGATACGAAAATGACAACAAAAGTCGTTAATACTCTTGATTTTCTTATGGTACCCCATGATTTGTGACTTTGTTCAATAAAATGTGAAATACTCATTAAAgtacttctctttttaattatattttcttgtgcTGTTGTCCTTGTTGTTGGAAATACCTTATCTTTGtcaaaattacaataaaactATTTGAAGCAGTTATGTATTACAATGTactcattaaaatattagcTGTATAATGaatggaataaagaaaatcatatttttatttcgtcacCTTCAGAAagtattaattcattattataatacagaTCATTTGCACAAAGTGCTATCCATAGTCCTATACCACATAAAAGTAGTATACGCCATCGTAcacgaattaatattttttttaacatgtcCAAATATTTGTTCACACATATTTCAAAACATGAGcacgattaaatatttctatatgaaattatatcacATTAAATAACACCTTGTCAAATTTGatagattattttcttatataaaatagaaattatatcaattttgttttacgtattaaaaagtaattttgcACATTTAATTTAgttgagaaatattattaattaaaagaactGTTTTTCCCTTCTAAtagatgattttattttttaaaggttgaaaggtaaaaaaaatgacattctactttttattagaataaacaAGAGATTTCCACATTTTATCTTGAATACTTAGGCGGTTAAAAATTGAAGCatcaaatcaaaatttttaatgcttTTAAATTAACGAAGAAACTTAGAATGTGCAACTCTCTTCTTGTAACACGTTTAACTGAACTTAATCAACAACTTGCAACAATTgctaaattacaaaaaatggAAGATGAATATGACAAAAATCCAATCCTATGTTGTaaggtatataatatttgtatgtaatatatagtatctagtatatcaatattaataataatttgtctaAGATTTGTGATTGTCAACATCATATACTATCCACtggagaaaataagaaaaaaataccatGTAATATCAACACTTGCAAAACACGAAAAAGATGTACTTGCAATAAGacaagaaaatgtaaattttttattaatatagatattataaataactatttacttttatttattacatcaCTTGcataataaagatttattaattagcGTATAAAAAGGTTATATagtactattaataatattacgaattatttttacaattatattttcttctttcttttgtaaatgATTAGCCtataaaaacgatgaaaaaattaaagaaatctcaaataaagaaacatatgATGATGAAGCCATAagaaaagatgtatatattactGAAAATGGTAAAtgaattgaataatatatcattaagtaaataaaatcttatagacaatatttatagtatttaattaaatgacTTCTATCAAAGGACAGGTCCTTGATACAAGATTAGAAAATGTACaggatttagaaaaaatacattctaTAAGAAAGCAAATTACACAAGAAAATATGAACAATGATATATCTGCAAAACGAGATACGAATCATTCTGAAAAACATGAATCAGTCTCAAGAAACATTGATAATCAGAAtacagaaaatgaaaatgaaattatgcGTAAGGCAAATGACACAGTGCAAGACAAGGATAAAAGTGTTAATAcagaagaaattataaaactatctgataacaatgataaaaatgttaatacaGAAGAAATTAGGATAGTGGCAGTTGACAaggtaaatgaaagaaatattttcaataaaataagcTACAAAAGAATTCAAAAAATTGTCATTTATAGGGATAATGTAGATAAAAAACTGAAATCTCCAATTTTAGTTAAAGGATTATTTATAATCCAGGTTGATTTATCAGGATTTATCtaacgaaaaaaaacagaagaaagatTTGGAGGAGAAATTGCAAAACGCGAAGCAACATTCAACaaagttgaaagaaaatggagaacaACCAATATCTTACCTAAAAGATGCTCTACAAAAAGCTGAGGAGCAACTTGCgcaagcaaaaaaagaaactattacAGTTACAGCAGATAGagacaaattattaaaaactatatCAACACTGAAAGTAAGTATGTCAAATTTGTAAGATGAAAAactaaagatttattttcttaggaGGAAATGGAGAATGCAGTTTGCAAAAATGTGTCTTTACATCGCGAATGCCAGgatttaaaatgtaaattgcAGATAGCATCTGAATGTGAAACAAAAAcgtaatatacgaaataattatattgtataattataattttattataagtattatgtcagatgttatatttttattttcaagttgCACAGTTGTTCAAGACGAAGTTAACCTTATAAAATCTATagttaaacaaaaagaagagattttaCAGGCggaaataattgaattaaaaggATTGATTGCAGAACTTACAAATGTTACAAAAATACAGGAGAGAAGAATATGTGAATTaagtattatttgtaaaaaacaGCAATGCAGTTTACGtgataaaagtaaaacaattattgaaaaggttaataaattattttacgttctAACAGCTTCTAGATAagttttacataaaattaagTTTTCATAATGCACTTTTTAGGAAtctaaaatattcgaaatgcAATCACTACTGAAGTCGTATAGTTGCAAATGTACAGGAATGCAAAATGATATTCAAAAATTAGAATCTAGtttaaataaagaatcaaATACATGTAATAGTTTAAAAGAGGAGTTAGAACGTTGTAAGGATGATTATAATTGTATGTTGaacattaaaacaaaaattatagaagaacaagacgaaacgataaaaaagcaGAAACGGGTAAGCAATTAATTGTAATTCTTATTGCAATTAATATCtgtgattaatat from Vespula pensylvanica isolate Volc-1 chromosome 12, ASM1446617v1, whole genome shotgun sequence includes:
- the LOC122633597 gene encoding ELKS/Rab6-interacting/CAST family member 1-like — translated: MCNSLLVTRLTELNQQLATIAKLQKMEDEYDKNPILCCKICDCQHHILSTGENKKKIPCNINTCKTRKRCTCNKTRKCKFFINIDIINNYLLLFITSLVLDTRLENVQDLEKIHSIRKQITQENMNNDISAKRDTNHSEKHESVSRNIDNQNTENENEIMRKANDTVLIYQDLSNEKKQKKDLEEKLQNAKQHSTKLKENGEQPISYLKDALQKAEEQLAQAKKETITVTADRDKLLKTISTLKEEMENAVCKNVSLHRECQDLKCKLQIASECETKTCTVVQDEVNLIKSIVKQKEEILQAEIIELKGLIAELTNVTKIQERRICELSIICKKQQCSLRDKSKTIIEKESKIFEMQSLLKSYSCKCTGMQNDIQKLESSLNKESNTCNSLKEELERCKDDYNCMLNIKTKIIEEQDETIKKQKRLLKDSENMAEQAASEFEEIRNELVHEKETCESLRIALITAEVQLNQEYNVECKNCQNLMEEINLLDQQKQKSLIAAKETLRKLCVSVRDYQRELVFERQQCKFLTLKLKEKQEEVEYIKKEYAHKKGPIVRRTSDFLY
- the LOC122633247 gene encoding reticulocyte-binding protein PFD0110w-like, which translates into the protein MGTLNYFLFAILFGSIVQLGKCSNIKLNEYLSEKLREAKVNIAKSHIEASQTVFVNNYNVSWLKSWDTIWDTNPPLIINTFNQMLFAHTNGTMDIFMNGSTSSKVFKFKEKSTIGQGYFIKFVRTIKWKTTLYLFLCYNIGWCSLYTGNDITDLIHRQHVIYSKLIDACFFTKANRLYLILVDDISVIYHWAGTYMDIYTNIMTSSAVSVTTFKYKQSVIIIFAQNSKSDSIVTSTVYEFKENTIDIIQFLPTNKPMSIHHYTCDNHHFVLMINKMQVSSVYLWDGTELLKWIDIPEIRTFYSMQTVYLQDGTYFIVAHNDVVELFKLLNMANYVSLSVRKLNNNRNIVDMQALNSGYETITLILTTLSYDGLYFVEIWDLNVKNKTYHENKQMVTDTTRECLSEIVRILQNRLFIIRKFESFMLYSNYSIKNNSYVFDTLEYPSVILKSGVVEKIDLFVEEEVFTPSELRKNLDDLESKIESLLKRSLNILRPNTKNNLYGVINITGDAFFKEMVIDTISIDKLNNVSYRSNNLISLKDDQQFASSLYADNIIVHNLKVNSLCGIPHQYWATIENKDEKILVSENDSTRKLYENSILIHSNISIPNLKVKKINEIDMEQLIDQLFIIGGNQTITGNITYQYVEVKNLKTKMYNGVSSTLLMTNAFDQNFQELFIKTLEVDSLHVEYINGIPISEFAMKSRENVISGEVILDKMEVTEMLIMDSDAKMSIIPPSQIYDSVVISGDIAVKKIDFEENGKLIMDNLKVKPREIFHNMWTKSTDQTIRNDVSLDFGVTIDRLETKYLNGFTEEEFLYTTVEKIPSIFTNLHFKNLHINDVFHVNETKLNSIDVHQDRIIIRGDLHVQKLQLHHLITDYYNNISVDIILNNTGNLKLSEDINLPAISVERAIVREFNLEFLNDRAVSPYLKIPIKVNETELIRTPKFRAEEITIENFYGKNISYLIELENVTIADIMEEIIIENDLVLSEELEVIRIANYSAEMYLKKIALQNISLPTGMMEELIVQNITMDFLEGFRVDTLPSSIFSKIGSQKIPGRFTFHTIRADNMEANYVNELNTSKLMWIDEPLIFEGNVTFTDLFVDNDVSVGSLNGYDTQQLYQSPISLTSTNLHNLNVSGHISWENSNQSTESLSHLFEKALRKDTPQEIVGNVTFIKNLRTSFFVGDIKGIDEIRNTIEDAVFENSEKIVLSGQKVFQNNLTMNTLKTQDVIDIVTINGINIIELNASVVNKYEKNIVSGPIDFLNEVIIDNLVFNDTLHDTLNTDLVLSNQILPNNTYIKNLVVIGDIFLRRIDDVDFNEFVENRVTLSKDHVISSDIQFQGRVEVTGNAMIKKINGIDTSDLVINSLQTTQIISGKKTYINDLKVNNNVEIPLINDINLNEEFSNSVLNDENVIITGDLIFQSHVDIPKNIIVSGLVNGVNVSDLVNDLDHLENHSISALKENTAFIEHAILNETSIIKSLPSVFAYLEEEDRLKIEVPTVKKIDVVIFDSILKLNMYGEQNGSFCGLPEKCSCPLQYVAELTKNDSRVWRCNNISIVKHFYKPNNLFGIDVTTSSVSYNAQCSRNETDLEVTTISWMSNEKLGTANIIKERYSIIEAMGFLKDSKTFIHNDQVYITLAIYYNPTTKKHDTNSFIYRLNLKNESLTLHQEIRTNGASALEILQINNNVYIVIACDGNTKMGSLIYKLDSITSMFVLLRRFPGKSNCVKSLSNDDDYFIMINDLDMNALNIYYYDYKFDNFYHYQSFFYDSSINEIQSFYIGEIGNNDGYVIVTTEDGQFYVYEYMFVGKFQRKIVHQIDGLQTVVPFHYDQYHYLLFGTKTNTTIMRIVQLGLH
- the LOC122633355 gene encoding uncharacterized protein LOC122633355 → MLKKILIRVRWRILLLCGIGLWIALCANDLYYNNELILSEDKVFPTTRTTAQENIIKKRSTLMSISHFIEQSHKSWGTIRKSRVLTTFVVIFVSIWFILFTTCFEDYIRRKSEKFINTPDNKKKLNPNSSKKTLTNVGVQVPIYPFYYTLSSFSTNSTILHRESTTRFESNDTWSSTTQSNQEWFSIMKSSSNILSYSFEENQNEQKIISKDLKKHKDIICNNNNNAYDRHKFAYSYNEFDVFQCEHVSQLIYYINLSRSLHFQSTLFSQRYTVSIFNIFTSLSTKYMLNSSWSVKYLYKQNGVFNDNDERTINFNKLKMANFWSKRKEKIYIISSSPEFQQFLANFKNFRYTPESLYSLKIYQ